The following are from one region of the Pectobacterium actinidiae genome:
- a CDS encoding tyrosine-type recombinase/integrase: protein MLTDSKVRSAKPLAKSYKLTDSQGLYLTVSPSGAKLWYFRYRFGGKENRLAFGPYPQTTLAEAREKRDAARKLLASGISPSQLRKTNNLTADESRTFQYLAQTWHTSSLKLWSEAHADKILTCLKRYVFPAIGSMDIAQVETRHLAQLVKAIDDKGVHDVAGRVRQHLTKIMRHAVQQGVIKYNPAYDLDGVVTPVATQHHPALPLKRLPELLEKMENYKGRMLTRLALELNLHVFLRSSELRFARWDEFNLKAHIWSVPAQREAVNGVRFSERGAKMKDEHLVPLSRQAVTLLKKIQAISSESVFVFPGAHTLNKPMSENTINKALRVIGYDTKTEICGHGFRTMACSALNESGRWSKDAIERQMSHKERNGVRAAYVHKAEHLEARIEMMQWWSDYLDVNREGYVAPYIYARSHSAG, encoded by the coding sequence ATGTTAACTGACAGCAAAGTCCGATCCGCGAAACCTCTCGCAAAATCTTACAAGCTCACCGACTCGCAAGGCCTGTACCTCACGGTATCACCCAGCGGCGCTAAGCTATGGTATTTCCGCTATCGCTTCGGCGGTAAAGAAAACCGTCTGGCCTTTGGCCCCTACCCGCAAACTACATTGGCGGAAGCCCGCGAAAAGCGCGATGCGGCGCGTAAATTGCTGGCATCCGGCATCAGCCCTTCTCAGCTTCGCAAAACGAACAATCTCACAGCTGATGAATCCCGCACCTTTCAGTATCTCGCTCAGACGTGGCACACCAGCAGCCTGAAACTCTGGTCGGAAGCCCACGCCGATAAAATCCTCACCTGCCTGAAACGCTACGTTTTCCCCGCGATTGGCTCGATGGATATCGCGCAGGTTGAAACCCGCCATCTCGCGCAGTTGGTTAAGGCCATTGACGATAAAGGGGTGCATGACGTCGCCGGACGAGTGCGCCAGCATCTGACCAAAATCATGCGCCACGCCGTACAACAGGGCGTCATCAAATACAATCCGGCTTACGATTTGGACGGCGTCGTGACCCCGGTGGCGACCCAACATCATCCCGCCCTGCCGCTAAAACGCCTGCCTGAACTGCTGGAGAAGATGGAGAACTACAAAGGCCGGATGCTCACCCGTCTGGCACTGGAGCTGAATCTGCATGTTTTCCTGCGCTCCAGTGAACTACGTTTTGCCCGCTGGGATGAATTCAACCTGAAAGCGCATATCTGGAGCGTGCCCGCCCAGCGCGAAGCGGTAAACGGCGTGCGGTTCTCAGAGCGTGGCGCAAAGATGAAGGATGAACATCTGGTGCCGCTGTCACGGCAGGCAGTCACCCTGCTGAAAAAGATTCAGGCGATTTCTAGCGAATCGGTCTTCGTTTTTCCCGGCGCACATACCCTGAACAAGCCGATGAGTGAAAACACCATCAACAAGGCGCTGCGCGTGATTGGCTATGACACCAAAACCGAAATCTGCGGCCACGGCTTCAGAACCATGGCCTGTAGCGCCCTGAACGAGTCCGGACGCTGGTCAAAGGATGCCATTGAGCGGCAGATGAGCCACAAAGAACGCAACGGTGTACGGGCGGCGTATGTACATAAAGCGGAACATCTGGAAGCCAGAATCGAAATGATGCAGTGGTGGTCGGATTATCTGGACGTCAACCGTGAGGGCTACGTCGCACCGTATATCTATGCGCGGAGTCATTCGGCTGGCTAA